Below is a window of Fibrobacter sp. UWB11 DNA.
AGATGGAACGCATGCATGTGCCTGAAGAATACCTCGGCGGTCACGCATTCCATACCTATAGCCTCGATAGCGCTGACGGTACGGTTCACTTTGAATTCCAGCACAATGTTTGCGGCCGCAAGATTTATGCCGAAGGCACAGTCGATGCCGTGAACTTCCTCGCTGACCAGATTGCCGCCGGTACTGCAAAGCCGTTCAACATGATGGACGTCTTGCGTTCTGGAAAAATGAGATAAATGCGTTCGTACATCCTTCGTCGTTTGTTGCTAATGATCCCGACATTAATCGGGATTTCGTTGGTGTGCTTTATCTTGATTCAGCTCTTGCCGGGTGGACCTGTCGAAGAGCTGATTTCTCGTGCGCAGCAGGCGGCTTCGATGAAGGGTGGCGTAGATGCTTCCAAGGCGCTCTCGCCGGACCAGATTGCGCAAATCCAGGCGTACTTTGGCTTTGACCAGCCTGCGTGGAAACGTTACCTTACGTGGCTTTGGAACGTTTTGCATTTGAATCTTGGGGAAAGTTACACGTACGGGCTCCCGGTCTGGGACGTGATTGTAAGCCGATTCCCGATATCATTGTTCTTTGGTGTGACGTCGTTCTTCTTGAGCTACCTTATCTGCATTCCGCTTGGGCTCTGGAAGGCGGTGCATCATGGAAGCAAGCTTGATTCTTTTACGAGCGGTCTTATTTTCTCGGGCTACGTGATGCCGGGTTATGCACTTGGCATTTTGCTCATTATCTTCTTGGCGGGCGGTTCGTACTTGGACATTTTCCCGCTCGGTGGGCTTACAAGCGATGACTTTGAGGATTTCACGTTCTTCGGGAAAGTGTTTGATTTGGCGCAACATTTGGCGCTCCCGATTTTCTGTTACATGATTAGCGAATTTGCGTTCCTCACGTTCCTCATGAAGAATTCTGCGCTTGAGGAACTAGGTCGCGATTATATGCGAACGGCATTGGCTAAGGGCTTGAGCTTTAAACAGGCTCTTGTGCGTCATGCACTCCGCAATGCGCTGATCCCGATTGCAACCCGCCTTTCTGAAATTTGCACACTCATGTTTGCAGGCGCGCTCCTCATCGAGAAGGTCTTTGATATCGATGGCATGGGGCTCTTGTATTACAATTCGATGGTCAATCGCGATTATAACGTGGTGATGGGGATTATCTTCCTCAGTAGCCTTATGGCTATGATAGGTCGACTCTTTAGCGATATACTTTATACGCTAGTCGATCCGAGAATCAAGTTCTCGTAGATGGAATTTATTTTAATTTGATAAAAAAATCCGAATGAGTTTGTCTCATTCGGATTTTTGTTTAATGTCATTCTGGAGCGTGAAACGCGATAGAATCCATTACTCCCATTGCGACTGCGCTACGCTTGTCGCGTGTTCGCGCGCCTCGGCTATGAAAACATGCTCGCATGTTTTCGCAGCACTCGGCTTACTGACGCTTACGCCTACGGCTTCAGCGTCTGCTTGTTCGCCTCGGTCATAAAAATGAGCAAGCTCATTTTTGCGACACTCGGCTCCGCGCTACTCCCACTCAATGGTTCCGGGCGGCTTGTGGGTCACATCGTACCACAGGCTGCCAGCGCCTTCGGCTTCGAACTTGCGCCAGAGACCTGCGAGCATGCCCTGGTCGATTTCGGCGAAGTTTGCGGTCATGGCTTCGGTGGAGTTCACCGGGCGCATCACGATGCAAGGCTTGTTAGCCGTGCGGAGCGGAACGAGTACGACCGGCATCTGCCAAATCTTTTCGTACAAGTCGTTTGCCTGCAGGAATTCGGTGCAGATGTTGTCGAACTTGCGGAGCGTATCGAAGTTTTCGCGGGTGGCGTACTGTTCGACAAGCTTCGGATCTTCATCAGCGACGCTACCGATCTGGTAGATGACGCGGTTGATGGCCTTGAAGCGGTTGGCAAGTTCGGTAGAGAACTTTTCGCAATCCTTCCAGCTTAAGCCCGGAGTCGTGATGAGGAACGGCTGTGCGTAAGTACGGCCGTCACCCTGGACGCCAACGCTCTTGATCGGGAGCATGCGGCCTGCAATGTTGTTTGCTTTGAGGTAGTCGGCGAGGGACTGGCCTGCGGTGTCCTTCACGTCTTCGAACTTCACCATATCGTTCGTGAGCTTGCCTTCGCTGCAGAGCAAGCGAACGCCGAGACCCGGACCCGGGAACGGGTGGCGCCACACGAGGTTGTGCGGAATGCCGAGTTCTTCGCCGAGGGCACGGACTTCGTCCTTGTAAAGGTCGGCGAGCGGTTCGAGCACAAGGCCCTTTTCCATGAGGTCCAAAACTTCTTGCACGCGGTTGTGGTGCGTCTTGATCTTGTCGGCGTTCTTGGTGCCGCCGCTTTCGATGGTGTCGGGGTAGATGGTGCCCTGAGCCATCATCCATTCGTTCGGATCGAGGTTGAGCTTAGCCATTTCCTCGTCCTTGACCGTCAAAAATTCCTTACCGATGATGCCGCGCTTGGTTTCCGGAGCGGTCACGCCCTTGAGCTTTGCAAGGAAGTGTTCGCTAGCGTCGCGAATCTTGAGATTGTTCATACCTTCCTTCGTGAGGAAGTCCATAATCTTCTGGGATTCGCCGAGGCGCATCATGCCGTTATCCACGTGCAAACCGAGAACCTTTTCCGGTCCGAGCACGCGGTTCAAGAGCACGAATGCAACGGTAGAGTCCACACCGCCAGACACGAGCAAGAACACCTTACGGTCCTTGACCTGGTCCTTGATGCGCTGCGTGATGAGCGGCAAGTAGCTCTTCATGTTCCAAGTTTTCTTGGCACCCGTATAGTCGACGAAGTTTTCAAGCAACTTCATGCCGAACTTGCTGTGCGTGACTTCGGGGTGGAACTGGATGCCGAAAATCTGGCGTTCGGGCTTGTCGCTATCGAATGCAACGGCGGCGATTTCGCAGTCCTTGGTGCTGGCCACGATCTTGTAGCCTTCGGGGAGCTTTGTCACCTGGTCGCCGTGGCTCATCCACATCGGGGAAGCCTTCGGGAGACCTTTCAAAAGCGGGCACTTTTCGTCGCCGACAATGAGGTCTGCAATGCCGTATTCCTTGACCTTGCCCGGTTCCACGTGACCGCCCAACTGCTGGGCGATGAGCTGGTGACCGTAGCAGATGCCGAGCTTCGGCACCGGGAGGTTCAAAATTTCAGGATTGTATTCCGGAGCGTCAGCCGCATAAACGCTAGACGGACCGCCACTGTAAATGATGCCCTTCACGCCTTCGAGTTCAGAAACCGGGGCGGCAGGGGAATGGATTTCGGTAAACACGCCAAGACGGCGTACACGGTTGGCAATCAAGTGAGCATACTGCCCACCAAAGTCCAAAACGGCAATAGTATCAACGTTTTTCATACATTGCAAAGATAGAAAAACCTTCAGAAATCTGAAGGTTTTTTAATACTCACTTTGAGGATTTGATAAGCAAATTATTTAAAATCCGCTTATGCTTCTACAGCGACATATTCGCCATCTGTATCTTCGTTTGCAGCATCTTCGTGAGCTACGCCGGACATTCTTCTAGCAAGTTCAATGAGCGATTGCACACCAAAGCCTGTTGCACCGTATTCGGTGTACTTCCATGTCTTGTTCACAAATGCGGTGCCAGCGATATCCCAGTGAGCCCAGGCGGTATCTTCGGGCACAAATTCCTGCAAGAAGAGGGCGGCGGCGATTGCGCCAGCGTCAGAACCGGTGTTCTTGAGGTCTGCAAAATGATCTTTCAATGCGTCTGCATATTCTTCTTCGAGCGGCATGCTCCAGAACTTTTCGCAGCAAGCTTCACCGCAGTTGATGACCTTCAAGGCAAGATCATCGTCATTGCTGAAGAATCCGGCAACAGCGTAACCGAGAGCGCGAACCATGGCTCCCGTAAGCGTAGCGAGATCCACAATGTGCGTTGCACCGATGATACCTGCTTCTGCCAAACCGTCCGAGAGAACAAGGCGTCCTTCGGCATCGGTATTGTCGACCATGACTGTCTTACCGTTCTTAGCGGTAAAGATGTCACCCGGCAGCACGGATTTGTTGCCAATCGCATTTTCGGCGAGGCAGCACACGGCGCTTACCTTAATCGGGAGTTCAAGTGTTGCAATAGCCTGGATGGCGGCAAGTACCGTTGCGGCACCGCTCATGTCGCTAATCATCTCGGGCATGGATTTAGGCGGCTTGAGGCAGAGGCCACCCGTGTCAAACGTGAGACCCTTGCCGACAAATACCAAGTGGTCTGCAGAAGTGCGCGCATTTTTCTTTGCATTTTTCGCAACATTCTTGGAGCCCTTGCTTCCGTCATAACTGAGCGTAATCATGTACGGTTCGTGAGAGCTGCCTTTACCAACGGTCACAAGTCCCATGAAGCCTTCCTTTTCGAGTTGCTTCATATTGCGCACCTTGATCGAAAGACCCGGAGTGTATTTTGCAATGGTATTTGCGTTTTCGACAAATTCAGCAGGAGTAAGGTCACTGGAACTTGTGTT
It encodes the following:
- a CDS encoding ABC transporter permease subunit gives rise to the protein MRSYILRRLLLMIPTLIGISLVCFILIQLLPGGPVEELISRAQQAASMKGGVDASKALSPDQIAQIQAYFGFDQPAWKRYLTWLWNVLHLNLGESYTYGLPVWDVIVSRFPISLFFGVTSFFLSYLICIPLGLWKAVHHGSKLDSFTSGLIFSGYVMPGYALGILLIIFLAGGSYLDIFPLGGLTSDDFEDFTFFGKVFDLAQHLALPIFCYMISEFAFLTFLMKNSALEELGRDYMRTALAKGLSFKQALVRHALRNALIPIATRLSEICTLMFAGALLIEKVFDIDGMGLLYYNSMVNRDYNVVMGIIFLSSLMAMIGRLFSDILYTLVDPRIKFS
- the guaA gene encoding glutamine-hydrolyzing GMP synthase, which produces MKNVDTIAVLDFGGQYAHLIANRVRRLGVFTEIHSPAAPVSELEGVKGIIYSGGPSSVYAADAPEYNPEILNLPVPKLGICYGHQLIAQQLGGHVEPGKVKEYGIADLIVGDEKCPLLKGLPKASPMWMSHGDQVTKLPEGYKIVASTKDCEIAAVAFDSDKPERQIFGIQFHPEVTHSKFGMKLLENFVDYTGAKKTWNMKSYLPLITQRIKDQVKDRKVFLLVSGGVDSTVAFVLLNRVLGPEKVLGLHVDNGMMRLGESQKIMDFLTKEGMNNLKIRDASEHFLAKLKGVTAPETKRGIIGKEFLTVKDEEMAKLNLDPNEWMMAQGTIYPDTIESGGTKNADKIKTHHNRVQEVLDLMEKGLVLEPLADLYKDEVRALGEELGIPHNLVWRHPFPGPGLGVRLLCSEGKLTNDMVKFEDVKDTAGQSLADYLKANNIAGRMLPIKSVGVQGDGRTYAQPFLITTPGLSWKDCEKFSTELANRFKAINRVIYQIGSVADEDPKLVEQYATRENFDTLRKFDNICTEFLQANDLYEKIWQMPVVLVPLRTANKPCIVMRPVNSTEAMTANFAEIDQGMLAGLWRKFEAEGAGSLWYDVTHKPPGTIEWE
- a CDS encoding M17 family metallopeptidase, coding for MKTNIVSTATGKANVSALFFVKKSVQFSNVLSENAEKQVESVLNGMEDGPFEDLELLEIDGQSTLFVNAAKERGISSLDHLRMAAYRLAKRASKRQIPMVSMMLADAAPEQFKSILHGLHYADYKFDAYKSKQKDAFQVTFEIVAGEHTAEFKKIAEEAAIENKAIVLAKNLINTSSSDLTPAEFVENANTIAKYTPGLSIKVRNMKQLEKEGFMGLVTVGKGSSHEPYMITLSYDGSKGSKNVAKNAKKNARTSADHLVFVGKGLTFDTGGLCLKPPKSMPEMISDMSGAATVLAAIQAIATLELPIKVSAVCCLAENAIGNKSVLPGDIFTAKNGKTVMVDNTDAEGRLVLSDGLAEAGIIGATHIVDLATLTGAMVRALGYAVAGFFSNDDDLALKVINCGEACCEKFWSMPLEEEYADALKDHFADLKNTGSDAGAIAAALFLQEFVPEDTAWAHWDIAGTAFVNKTWKYTEYGATGFGVQSLIELARRMSGVAHEDAANEDTDGEYVAVEA